A single Nicotiana tabacum cultivar K326 chromosome 5, ASM71507v2, whole genome shotgun sequence DNA region contains:
- the LOC107774200 gene encoding putative late blight resistance protein homolog R1B-16, which translates to MVGFERETEMLMDQLVTGPRQLDVISIFGMPGLGKTTLAKRLYDHESISNRFDIRLWCCSSQSYDKRSLLFELLNHICKLDTSTKEKSDDELAEMLYKHLKGKRYLIVVDDVWSCEVWDDIKRPFPDDDKGSRIILTTRLESIATYAMINSSHHHLRLFTEEESWMLMKEKVFKEDNCYCSQELEEIGKQIASKCGGLPLAVVLVAGLLAEHDKEVIYWEEVGESLKSKIKGCMDIVESSYQHLPIHLQRCFLYFASFLEDHQVPVQKLIRLWIAENFIEASSTSKSLEMIAMDYMMDLIRSNLVMVAKLNSLGEIKAVHIHDLIHEFSLVQAKKDNFSQRINEVGELYSSRGSWLRRIGLGIFPSSENRCKRVNVLAPCQVLLGDKFSFGRNINTLRFLSSVNSPFVDYDLTKSWKHLRVLDLGSVKLCRTSVDALQYLIHLKYLELQLYLYFDHIPNSICNLKELETFIVTGIYGQACNPKTIWGMTSLRHLHINDLYIDLWPSEQSENQLEDLDNLQTCSGMVIYPGGVGDLQYFMKRFPNLEKLSCQLYGSGTPSGNFFPAFETLSQLKSLKIGVSGAVVDPYGFEDFTYPSNLKKLTLVYLRLPWSKLSTIGRLSNLEVMKLEENSFIGRKWDVNDGEFPNLKVLKLKKLGFSEWTASDDSYPNLQKVLVHSCWSLEEIPECFGSNCTLQLIEVRSCGDNAVKSALKVKEMQIEEMGNSEFKVIISK; encoded by the exons ATGGTCGGCTTTGAGAGAGAGACTGAAATGCTTATGGATCAACTTGTGACTGGACCTCGGCAATTAGATGTGATCTCAATTTTCGGAATGCCAGGACTAGGAAAAACAACTTTGGCTAAGAGATTGTATGATCATGAATCTATTTCAAATCGCTTTGATATTCGCTTGTGGTGTTGTTCTTCCCAATCTTATGATAAGAGATCTCTCTTGTTTGAATTACTGAATCATATTTGTAAACTTGATACTAGTAccaaagaaaagagtgatgatgAGCTAGCTGAGATGCTctacaaacatttgaagggaaAGAGGTACCTTATTGTTGTCGATGATGTGTGGAGTTGTGAGGTATGGGATGATATAAAGAGACCATTTCCAGATGACGATAAAGGAAGTAGGATTATTTTGACGACCAGACTTGAATCAATCGCCACATATGCCATGATCAATTCGAGTCATCATCACCTTCGCCTGTTCACAGAAGAAGAAAGCTGGATGCTAATGAAGGAGAAGGTATTCAAAGAAGACAATTGTTATTGTTCTCAAGAACTCGAGGAGATCGGTAAGCAAATAGCGAGTAAGTGTGGAGGATTACCCCTGGCAGTTGTATTGGTCGCTGGCCTTCTTGCAGAACATGATAAGGAAGTAATTTACTGGGAAGAAGTCGGCGAAAGTTTGAAGTCAAAAATAAAAGGTTGCATGGATATAGTTGAATCGAGCTACCAACACTTACCCATTCATTTGCAAAGATGCTTTCTCTACTTTGCTTCATTTCTAGAGGACCATCAAGTTCCTGTTCAAAAACTGATACGACTGTGGATCGCTGAAAATTTTATTGAAGCAAGTAGTACATCAAAGAGCTTAGAGATGATTGCAATGGATTACATGATGGATTTAATTAGGAGCAACCTAGTGATGGTGGCTAAATTAAATTCCTTAGGGGAGATCAAAGCAGTCCATATTCATGATTTAATACACGAATTTAGCTTGGTGCAAGCTAAGAAGGACAACTTTTCGCAGAGGATAAATGA AGTAGGTGAACTTTATTCTTCTCGCGGAAGTTGGCTGAGGAGAATTGG ACTTGGTATATTTCCATCTTCTGAGAATCGTTGTAAACGTGTGAATGTTTTAGCACCTTGTCAAGTGCTTCTTGGAGATAAATTTAGCTTTGGACGAAATATCAACACCTTACGGTTCCTTTCCAGTGTAAATTCTCCTTTTGTTGATTATGATTTGACTAAATCCTGGAAACATCTCAGAGTATTAGATTTGGGTTCCGTAAAGCTGTGTAGGACAAGTGTAGATGCATTACAATATCTAATTCATTTGAAGTATTTGGAGCTGCAGTTGTACTTGTACTTTGATCACATTCCAAATTCAATATGCAACCTGAAGGAGCTAGAGACGTTTATAGTGACAGGAATTTATGGTCAAGCCTGCAATCCAAAAACCATTTGGGGCATGACAAGCTTGAGGCATCTGCATATAAATGATCTTTATATAGATCTGTGGCCAAGTGAGCAATCCGAAAACCAATTAGAGGATCTTGACAATTTACAAACATGTTCTGGTATGGTTATTTATCCTGGGGGAGTGGGGGATCTCCAGTATTTTATGAAAAGATTTCCCAATCTTGAAAAGCTCAGTTGTCAATTGTATGGTTCAGGAACCCCTTCTGGCAATTTCTTTCCTGCTTTTGAAACTCTCAGCCAGCTTAAATCTCTCAAGATTGGTGTCTCTGGGGCGGTGGTAGATCCCTATGGTTTCGAGGACTTCACGTACCCCTCAAACCTCAAAAAATTAACTCTAGTATATCTTAGGCTCCCCTGGAGTAAACTTTCAACCATTGGCAGACTGTCCAACCTTGAAGTTATGAAATTAGAAGAAAATTCTTTCATCGGGAGAAAATGGGACGTTAACGATGGGGAGTTTCCTAACCTTAAGGTTTTGAAATTAAAGAAACTAGGATTCTCAGAATGGACTGCCTCTGATGACTCGTACCCTAACCTTCAGAAAGTACTGGTGCATAGTTGTTGGAGCCTAGAGGAAATCCCTGAATGTTTCGGAAGCAATTGTACGCTGCAACTGATTGAGGTTAGATCATGCGGAGACAATGCTGTAAAGTCTGCTTTGAAAGTTAAGGAAATGCAAATTGAGGAGATGGGAAATTCTGAATTCAAAGTCATTATTTCTAAGTGA
- the LOC107774201 gene encoding putative late blight resistance protein homolog R1B-14, which yields MIGFEIETEMLMEKLVTGPRQLDVISIFGMPGLGKTTLAKRLYDHESISNRFDIRLWCCSSQSYDKKSLLFELLNHICKLDTSTKEKSDDELAEKLYKHLKGKRYLIVVDDVWSQEAWDDIKRPFPDDDKGSRIILTTRLESIATYAMIDSSPHFLRLFTEEESWMLLKEKVFNEDNYCPQELEETGKQIASKCGGLPLAIVLVAGLLAKNDKEVIYWQEVGESLKSKIQGCMDIVESSYQHLPIHLQKCFLYFSSFLEDQKVPVQKLIRLWMAENFVEASSTSKSLEMIAMDYLMDLISSNLVMVAKINSLGEVKAVHIHDLVHEFSFVKAKKENFLLRINGIGAFCSSRRSWLRRIGLGIFPSSESRFKRVNILPSQVLLGEKFRLGKNINTLRFLPSVYSPIVDYDLTWKHLGVLDLGSVRLRQTLVDALQHLIHLKYLELQLCFHNIPHSICNLKKLETFIVFGYHDQPCIPVTIWSMTSLRHLHITPLYTYQPLHNLDNLQTCSDLVIFPGVYYQNFMKRFPYLEKLSCQLYSSRNSSSNFFPSFDSLSQLNSLKIGVSGELVDPYGFEDFTYPSNLKKLTLACLELPWSRILTISTLSNLEVLKLEGNAFRGRQWDVKDGEFPNLKVLKLKDLRISEWTASDDSYPSLQKVLVQWCWNLEEIPESFGSKCTMQMIEVRSCRYSVVNAALKIKETQIEEMGNSQFKVIICK from the exons ATGATTGGCTTTGAGATAGAGACTGAGATGCTGATGGAGAAACTTGTGACAGGGCCTCGACAATTAGATGTGATCTCAATTTTCGGAATGCCAGGACTTGGAAAAACAACTTTGGCTAAGAGATTGTATGATCATGAATCTATTTCCAATCGTTTTGATATTCGCTTGTGGTGTTGTTCTTCCCAATCTTATGATAAGAAATCTCTCTTGTTTGAATTATTGAATCATATTTGTAAGCTTGATACTAGTAccaaagaaaagagtgatgatgAACTAGCTGAGAAGCTctacaaacatttgaagggaaAGAGGTACCTTATTGTTGTCGATGATGTGTGGAGTCAAGAGGCATGGGATGATATAAAGAGACCGTTTCCAGATGATGATAAAGGAAGTAGAATTATTTTGACGACCAGACTTGAATCAATCGCCACATATGCCATGATCGATTCGAGTCCTCATTTCCTTCGCTTGTTCACAGAAGAAGAAAGTTGGATGCTACTGAAGGAGAAAGTATTCAATGAAGACAATTATTGTCCACAAGAACTCGAGGAGACCGGTAAGCAAATAGCGAGTAAGTGTGGAGGATTACCCCTTGCAATTGTATTGGTGGCGGGTCTTCTTGCAAAAAATGATAAGGAAGTAATTTACTGGCAAGAAGTTGGtgaaagtttgaaatcaaaaatcCAAGGTTGCATGGATATAGTTGAATCGAGTTACCAACACTTACCCATTCATTTGCAGAAATgctttctctatttttcttcatttttagaAGACCAGAAAGTTCCTGTTCAAAAACTGATACGACTATGgatggcagaaaattttgttgAAGCTAGTAGTACATCGAAGAGCTTAGAAATGATTGCCATGGATTACTTGATGGATTTAATTAGCAGCAACCTTGTAATGGTGGCCAAAATAAATTCCTTAGGGGAAGTTAAAGCCGTCCATATTCATGATTTAGTACATGAATTTAGTTTCGTAAAAGCTAAAAAGGAGAACTTTTTGCTGCGAATAAATGG AATAGGTGCATTTTGTTCATCTCGCAGAAGTTGGCTAAGGAGAATCGG TCTTGGTATATTTCCATCGTCTGAGAGTCGCTTTAAACGCGTGAATATTTTACCTTCTCAAGTGCTTCTTGGAGAAAAATTTAGACTTGGAAAAAATATCAACACCCTACGATTCCTTCCTAGTGTATATTCTCCTATTGTTGATTATGATTTGACTTGGAAACATCTAGGAGTATTAGATTTGGGTTCCGTAAGGCTACGTCAGACACTTGTAGATGCTTTACAACATCTGATTCATTTGAAGTATTTGGAGTTACAGTTGTGTTTTCATAACATTCCACATTCAATATGCAACCTGAAGAAGCTCGAGACATTTATAGTGTTTGGATACCATGATCAACCCTGCATTCCCGTTACCATTTGGAGTATGACAAGCTTGAGACATCTGCATATAACTCCTCTATATACCTATCAGCCGTTACACAATCTTGACAACTTGCAAACATGTTCCGATCTGGTTATTTTTCCTGGGGTGTATTACCAAAATTTTATGAAAAGATTTCCCTATCTTGAAAAGCTCAGTTGTCAATTATATAGTTCACGAAACTCGTCTAGCAATTTCTTTCCTAGTTTTGACTCTCTTAGTCAACTGAATTCTCTCAAGATTGGTGTCTCTGGGGAATTGGTAGATCCCTATGGTTTTGAAGACTTTACATATCCGTCAAACCTCAAGAAATTAACTTTAGCATGTCTTGAACTCCCCTGGAGTAGAATCTTAACCATCAGCACCTTATCCAACCTTGAAGTTCTGAAACTAGAAGGAAATGCCTTCAGAGGGAGACAATGGGACGTTAAGGATGGGGAGTTTCCTAACCTTAAAGTTTTGAAATTAAAGGATCTACGAATCTCAGAATGGACTGCCTCTGATGACTCGTATCCCAGCCTACAGAAAGTACTTGTGCAATGGTGTTGGAACCTAGAGGAAATCCCTGAAAGCTTTGGAAGCAAGTGTACGATGCAAATGATTGAGGTAAGATCATGTCGCTACTCTGTTGTAAATGCTGCCCTCAAAATTAAGGAAACACAAATTGAGGAGATGGGGAATTCTCAATTCAAGGTCATTATTTGTAAATGA